The DNA region GAGTTTAAATATGGCTATAAAATACATTCCTAAATTTATGAGTCAGTTTAGAAGATAATTTTTATACAAAAATTAATTTATATATTTAAATTAATAAATATATTATTCAAAAATAAAAAATGGTAGGGCGGCGGGGATTTGAACCCCGGACCACTCGGTTATCAGCCGAGCACTCTAACCAGGCTGAGCCACCGCCCTACAAGAGCAAAAAATAGATAATAATAACCCATATATATAGTTTTCGTTAATTGATTAATTTAAATTAATTTTTACAACTATACATTACATCAATAACATCTTTTAATGTAGCATTAGTTTTTATTCCTTTTGAATTATAGTGAGTAACTGTGGCTTTAAAACCAAACTTTTTTAATTTATTTATAATATCTTTTATTGGTGGAACTGATATTTTTAAAATCTTTCCTAATTGGTGAGTATCGTAACAACCAACTTGATTTATTTCCGCTTCCTCACTAATGGCATTTAATATTTTTAAAACTCTCTCATTTAATTTTCTTTCCTCAGCTATTTTTAAAGCTTCATCAACGAGAGTTTTATCGTATAAATTACCTATATATAAAGGCCCTGAGAATCCTTTTTCATAACCTTCTTCAAATTTTTTAATTATCTTAATTCCATTAATATCTTTAACATAGCCAAGCATTTCAAAGGTTTTATCTGCCCTCTTAGCTCCTCTATCAGTAATTAAATATACTCTAACATAATGATCAGTAGAATGACAAAATACAGGTTTTAAAGATATTTCATATTTTGTAGCCATTCTCATAACATATCCTACCAAAACTCTCAATGCAAACTCATGGCAATCTCTACTAAATAATGGATATGCTAAATATTTCCTTAAACATGATTTCTTAGATCTTCCACATAAAGCAGCTGTATCTGTTGCAGTTATACATAACAACCCATTTCTTGTAACTAATGCCCTAATAGCTTGGTCAATATAAGGAGATGGAGAGCCAAAGGGATCTAAATCTATAACATTGAAAAATCTAAAATGTTTTGATAAAAATGTGTTTGCATCTTCATTAAAAACTTTTATATTCTCAATTTTATTCATTTTAGCATTATTTATTATTTTTTCATATGCCTTTGGATTTATGTCATTTAAGAAAACTTGTAAGTCTCCACGAAATTCTATTTCTTTTGCATATCTAAGACCTCTAATCCCACTACCTGCCAAAGCGTCACATATATAGCATTTATCAACTTTATGATATAAATTTAAAAATGCTTGGACTATAACTATACT from Methanocaldococcus sp. includes:
- a CDS encoding tRNA (guanine(10)-N(2))-dimethyltransferase produces the protein MILKEGDVIFEVPDKLTITKKDEVFYNPRMKTCRDLSIVIVQAFLNLYHKVDKCYICDALAGSGIRGLRYAKEIEFRGDLQVFLNDINPKAYEKIINNAKMNKIENIKVFNEDANTFLSKHFRFFNVIDLDPFGSPSPYIDQAIRALVTRNGLLCITATDTAALCGRSKKSCLRKYLAYPLFSRDCHEFALRVLVGYVMRMATKYEISLKPVFCHSTDHYVRVYLITDRGAKRADKTFEMLGYVKDINGIKIIKKFEEGYEKGFSGPLYIGNLYDKTLVDEALKIAEERKLNERVLKILNAISEEAEINQVGCYDTHQLGKILKISVPPIKDIINKLKKFGFKATVTHYNSKGIKTNATLKDVIDVMYSCKN